A genomic segment from Panthera tigris isolate Pti1 chromosome A1, P.tigris_Pti1_mat1.1, whole genome shotgun sequence encodes:
- the LOC102952440 gene encoding putative olfactory receptor 2W6 produces METANESTGGDFILVGFSERPKLELILSLFVLMFYTITLVGNVTIILLSILDAGLHTPMYFFLRNLSVLDLCFTTSIVPQMLVNMWGGNKKISYAGCMVQYWVALALGSTECVLLAVMAVDRYVAVCWPLHYTSIMHPRLCHLLAAASWSSGFANSFLQSSMAMVLPRCGNRRVDHFFCELLIIVKLSCVDTGPTESKMFIARLIILGMPISIILTTYLCIARAVVKMRSAEGRKKAFRTCASHLMVVSLFYGTIMFLYLQPKDNYSQDQSKALAVLYMILAPTLNPLVYTLRNKDVKKAVRSLMGMEQV; encoded by the coding sequence ATGGAAACAGCTAatgagagcacaggtggggatTTCATCTTAGTGGGCTTCTCTGAGCGGCCCAAGTTAGAgctgatcctctctctctttgtcctgaTGTTCTACACTATAACTCTTGTGGGCAACGTGACCATAATCCTACTCTCTATCCTGGACGCTGGACTTCATacacccatgtacttcttcctcagaAACCTCTCTGTGCTTGACCTCTGCTTCACCACCAGCATTGTGCCCCAGATGCTGGTGAACATGTGGGGAGGTAACAAAAAGATCAGCTATGCTGGCTGCATGGTCCAGTACTGGGTGGCCTTGGCACTTGGCTCCACAGAGTGTGTGCTCCTTGCGGTGATGGCAGTTGATCGCTATGTTGCAGTTTGCTGGCCTCTACACTATACCTCCATCATGCACCCCAGGCTGTGTCACCTCCTGGCAGCAGCTTCCTGGTCCTCTGGTTTTGCTAACTCCTTTCTCCAGTCCTCAATGGCCATGGTGCTGCCTCGATGTGGAAACCGGCGTGTGGACCATTTCTTCTGTGAACTATTGATCATTGTTAAACTCTCCTGCGTTGATACTGGCCCGACAGAATCTAAAATGTTTATTGCCCGGCTAATCATCCTAGGCATGCCTATCTCCATCATCCTGACCACTTACCTGTGCATCGCCAGGGCAGTAGTAAAAATGCGCtcagcagagggaaggaaaaaggcctTTAGGACCTGTGCCTCCCACCTAATGGTAGTCTCACTCTTCTATGGGACCATTATGTTTTTGTATCTGCAGCCCAAGGACAACTACTCCCAGGACCAGAGCAAAGCACTGGCAGTGCTTTACATGATTCTTGCACCCACACTCAACCCTCTGGTCTACACACTGAGGaataaggatgtgaagaaagcaGTCAGGAGTTTGATGGGGATGGAGCAGGTATAG